One part of the Chryseobacterium mulctrae genome encodes these proteins:
- a CDS encoding response regulator translates to MPKKILRNLQFGVGFSLLILIASSIASYLSIQNQMNHRESVGKSRRAATAVKDVLVALLDAETGSRGYQLTGRESFLEPYNRSLNEYSKAIELAKNMDVADPKQQKRLDLLEQNVEKSINNLKFYVENRRKGIVMTQDQILESKIYMDKCREVVNDFVKYEESQLEIKNKDLNRSSNTTVLFIIFSALSAIVVTVFFYLKLRSDLVRREKLEKDLRDKDAQISRRVTAIQQIANRVANGDYSQKAVDNSQDDLGDLVGSLNHMTESLKLSFETINKSDWRQKGLALLNESLVGNQSVKEISENSLYQIIDYGKCINGSLYVFDEGILRLNSAFGLESNMKKSFEPGEGMIGQTFVNERYTVYNDLKEEDFIVSFSSSKLKTNGLLLIPVLFDGHSIGVLELASLTNFDEDKIDFFVECTRNIGIALNAAKGREKEQQLLEETQAQSEELQVQHSELENLNTELEAQTQKLQASEEELRVQQEELMQANAELEERSRLLEDKNHLIAERNNEIQKKVEELALSTKYKSEFLANMSHELRTPLNSILLLSRLMAENPEENLNEDQIESAKVIQSSGSSLLTLIDEILDLAKIESGKMTLEYHDVEISEVVKDLKSLFNPVFLDKKLQFNINIDKEVENVIETDRLRVDQVLRNLLSNSLKFTKHGSIDLNIKKDPKNKDFIIFSVKDTGIGIPEDKQRIIFEAFQQADGSTRRKFGGTGLGLSISREIARLLGGELSLTSKVNEGSEFSFNIPIKPVTEIVTHETDQQLVDIIREDVEVIQNILDDGETEYYEKIVLEIPESVDDDRDKIIEGDKVILIIEDDTNFAKALLKYARTQDYKGIVVVRGDHALAAAQQYHPQAILLDVQLPVKDGWKVMDELKSNPETKHIPVHMMSVLHVKKESLMKGAIDFINKPMALDQMADVFKKIEEAIRKSPQKVLIVEENAKHASALSYFLSNFNISLSIENNVEDVVKALTSNQTDCVILDIGDSRGNEYQVIESIKSYEGLENLPIIIFTERNLSQSEELKIKQYADSIVVKTAHSYQRILDEVGLFLHLVEEKNNSLENVRTKTLGSLTEVLSGKKILITDDDARNIFSLTKSLEKYKVEAIVAMDGKHALEQIKQNPDIDVILMDMMMPEMDGYETIQEIRKMPKFAKLPIIAITAKAMIGDRQKCIDAGASDYISKPVDIDQLLSLLRVWLYEI, encoded by the coding sequence ATGCCGAAAAAAATATTAAGAAATCTGCAGTTCGGTGTCGGTTTTTCATTGTTGATACTGATTGCAAGCTCAATTGCTTCATATCTGAGTATTCAGAATCAGATGAATCATCGTGAAAGTGTAGGAAAAAGCAGACGTGCAGCAACTGCCGTAAAAGATGTTTTGGTAGCGCTTTTAGATGCGGAAACCGGAAGTCGCGGTTATCAGCTTACCGGAAGAGAAAGTTTTCTGGAACCTTACAATCGTAGTTTAAATGAATATTCAAAAGCGATTGAGCTTGCAAAAAATATGGATGTTGCAGATCCAAAGCAGCAAAAACGTTTAGATCTTTTAGAACAGAATGTTGAAAAAAGCATCAATAATCTGAAGTTTTATGTTGAGAACAGACGCAAAGGTATTGTGATGACTCAAGATCAGATCTTAGAGAGCAAGATTTACATGGATAAGTGCCGTGAAGTGGTCAATGATTTTGTAAAATATGAAGAATCTCAGCTTGAAATAAAAAACAAAGACCTCAACCGTTCCTCGAATACAACGGTTTTATTTATCATATTTTCAGCACTTTCTGCAATTGTAGTAACCGTATTTTTCTATCTGAAATTAAGATCGGATCTTGTACGCAGAGAAAAACTTGAAAAAGATTTAAGAGATAAAGATGCACAAATATCGAGACGTGTAACGGCTATTCAGCAGATTGCAAACCGAGTAGCGAATGGTGATTACAGTCAAAAAGCGGTAGATAATTCTCAAGACGATTTGGGAGATTTGGTAGGTTCTCTTAATCACATGACAGAATCTTTAAAATTATCTTTTGAAACCATTAATAAAAGTGATTGGCGACAAAAAGGGTTGGCTTTATTAAACGAATCTTTAGTAGGAAACCAATCGGTAAAAGAAATATCAGAAAATTCTCTGTATCAAATCATCGATTACGGAAAATGCATTAATGGATCTTTATACGTATTTGATGAAGGAATTTTAAGGCTCAATTCAGCTTTTGGTTTAGAAAGCAATATGAAAAAAAGTTTTGAGCCAGGAGAAGGCATGATTGGTCAAACCTTCGTCAATGAAAGATATACAGTTTATAACGATCTTAAAGAAGAAGATTTTATAGTAAGCTTTTCAAGCAGCAAGCTGAAAACAAATGGATTGTTATTAATTCCTGTACTTTTCGATGGCCACAGTATTGGTGTGTTAGAATTAGCTTCACTGACTAATTTTGATGAAGACAAAATCGATTTTTTTGTAGAATGCACAAGAAACATCGGAATTGCGCTTAATGCTGCAAAAGGACGCGAAAAAGAGCAGCAGTTATTAGAAGAAACTCAGGCTCAGTCTGAGGAGTTACAAGTACAACATTCTGAATTGGAAAACCTTAATACAGAATTGGAAGCTCAAACTCAAAAATTACAGGCTTCGGAGGAAGAACTGAGAGTACAGCAGGAAGAACTGATGCAGGCAAATGCTGAACTGGAAGAACGTTCAAGATTGCTGGAAGATAAAAATCATCTGATTGCTGAACGAAATAATGAAATTCAGAAAAAGGTTGAAGAACTGGCGTTAAGCACCAAATACAAGTCTGAATTTTTAGCAAATATGTCTCATGAATTGCGTACTCCTTTGAACTCTATTCTTCTTCTTTCCCGATTAATGGCAGAAAATCCTGAAGAAAATCTCAATGAAGATCAGATAGAATCTGCAAAAGTAATTCAAAGTTCCGGAAGCAGTTTGTTGACATTGATTGACGAAATTTTAGATTTAGCTAAAATAGAATCCGGGAAAATGACTTTAGAATATCATGATGTTGAAATTTCTGAAGTTGTAAAAGATTTGAAAAGTCTCTTTAATCCAGTATTTTTAGATAAAAAACTTCAATTTAATATCAATATCGATAAAGAAGTTGAAAACGTTATCGAAACAGACCGTTTACGTGTAGATCAGGTTTTACGAAATCTTCTTTCCAATTCATTGAAATTTACAAAACATGGAAGTATTGATTTAAACATTAAAAAAGATCCTAAAAATAAAGATTTCATCATTTTCTCTGTGAAAGATACAGGAATCGGAATTCCGGAAGACAAGCAGAGAATTATCTTTGAAGCTTTCCAGCAAGCAGATGGTTCTACCCGAAGAAAGTTTGGTGGAACCGGTTTAGGATTGTCGATAAGCCGTGAAATTGCAAGATTATTGGGTGGAGAATTAAGCTTAACCAGTAAGGTAAATGAAGGAAGCGAGTTTAGTTTTAATATCCCAATTAAACCTGTTACAGAAATCGTAACTCACGAAACCGATCAGCAATTGGTAGATATTATTCGTGAAGATGTAGAAGTAATTCAGAATATTCTGGATGATGGTGAAACGGAATATTATGAAAAAATTGTTCTTGAGATTCCTGAAAGCGTTGATGACGACAGAGATAAGATCATAGAAGGAGATAAAGTAATTTTAATTATTGAAGACGATACCAATTTTGCAAAAGCATTATTGAAATACGCAAGAACCCAGGATTACAAAGGAATCGTCGTGGTAAGAGGTGATCATGCTTTAGCTGCTGCACAACAATATCATCCACAAGCGATTTTATTGGATGTACAGCTTCCTGTAAAAGACGGCTGGAAAGTGATGGATGAACTAAAATCTAATCCTGAAACCAAACATATTCCGGTGCACATGATGTCTGTACTTCATGTGAAAAAAGAAAGTCTGATGAAAGGCGCTATTGATTTCATTAATAAACCAATGGCTTTAGATCAGATGGCAGATGTTTTCAAAAAAATTGAAGAAGCGATTAGAAAATCGCCTCAGAAAGTGCTGATTGTAGAAGAAAATGCAAAACACGCGAGTGCTTTATCTTATTTCTTAAGCAACTTTAATATCTCTTTATCTATTGAGAACAACGTTGAAGATGTCGTGAAAGCATTAACTTCAAACCAAACTGATTGTGTGATCTTAGACATCGGTGATTCCCGTGGAAATGAATATCAGGTAATCGAGTCCATCAAAAGTTATGAAGGCCTCGAAAATCTGCCGATTATTATTTTTACGGAAAGAAACTTATCTCAGTCTGAAGAGCTTAAAATTAAGCAGTATGCAGATTCCATCGTAGTGAAAACGGCACATTCTTATCAAAGAATTTTAGATGAAGTCGGCTTATTTTTACATTTAGTTGAAGAAAAAAATAATTCTTTAGAAAATGTAAGAACAAAAACTTTAGGTTCATTAACGGAAGTTTTGAGTGGTAAAAAGATTCTGATTACAGATGATGATGCCCGAAATATTTTCTCTTTAACCAAATCGTTAGAAAAATATAAAGTAGAAGCGATTGTTGCAATGGACGGAAAGCACGCCTTGGAACAGATCAAGCAAAATCCTGATATCGACGTAATTTTAATGGATATGATGATGCCTGAAATGGATGGCTATGAAACCATTCAGGAAATCAGAAAAATGCCGAAATTTGCAAAACTTCCTATTATTGCCATTACAGCAAAAGCAATGATTGGAGACCGCCAGAAATGCATTGATGCAGGAGCTTCAGACTATATTTCAAAACCTGTAGATATTGATCAGCTATTGTCTTTGCTTAGAGTTTGGTTGTATGAAATTTAA
- a CDS encoding hybrid sensor histidine kinase/response regulator: MILIVDDNQNNLFSLKKLLESKDFQVDTADSGPEALGKALKNDYALIILDVQMPEMDGFEVAETLAGYSGTKDIPIIFLSAVNTEKRFITKGYASGGKDYVTKPVDPEILLLKVKTFYNFQEQNIAMRKTQQSLELEVKGRRESQVTMKSQIDHFHLMLESLPQIAFTLNEEGVVDFANGKWYEYSHSYTTFPETHPDDFSITEEFSRCKKKGKALELEIRVKNIKSGDFRYHLLRVTPVEEENVIKKWVGTFTDIDDQKKVEKEKDEFLSIASHELKTPLTSIKAYVQLLDRKLKLGKESAESGFLVKVQDQIDKLNTLISDLLDVSKIENGKLKINKKPTNLDQLIQNAIETILQTHDEKKVKIDRHGYIPDILIPLDAIRIEQVLINFLTNAIKYSPENHQVIVTTFVDEEEQEVKVSVTDFGIGIPDFKQEAVFHKFYRVEESSLQFQGMGIGLYICSEIIKQHHGNIGVSSIIDEGSTFYFTLPLN, from the coding sequence ATGATCTTAATCGTTGATGACAATCAAAACAATCTTTTTTCATTAAAAAAATTATTAGAATCTAAAGATTTTCAGGTAGATACCGCAGATTCCGGGCCGGAAGCATTAGGAAAAGCATTGAAAAATGATTACGCTTTAATTATTTTGGATGTACAAATGCCGGAAATGGACGGGTTTGAGGTTGCCGAAACACTTGCAGGATACAGCGGAACCAAAGATATTCCTATTATTTTTTTATCGGCTGTCAATACAGAGAAAAGATTTATTACAAAAGGCTATGCTTCGGGAGGAAAAGATTATGTTACCAAACCTGTAGATCCTGAAATTTTATTGTTGAAAGTGAAAACCTTTTACAATTTTCAGGAACAGAATATTGCAATGCGAAAAACTCAGCAAAGTCTCGAGCTTGAAGTAAAAGGCAGACGCGAATCGCAGGTGACGATGAAATCGCAAATCGACCATTTTCACTTGATGCTGGAGTCTTTACCGCAAATTGCATTCACTCTAAATGAAGAAGGTGTGGTAGATTTTGCCAACGGAAAATGGTACGAATATTCTCATTCTTACACCACTTTTCCCGAAACTCACCCCGATGATTTCAGTATTACAGAAGAATTTTCCCGATGCAAAAAGAAAGGAAAAGCACTTGAATTAGAAATCAGAGTTAAAAATATAAAATCCGGAGACTTTAGATATCATCTGCTTCGTGTCACTCCGGTGGAAGAAGAAAATGTCATCAAAAAATGGGTAGGAACATTTACCGATATTGATGATCAGAAAAAAGTAGAGAAAGAGAAGGATGAATTCCTGAGTATCGCAAGTCACGAACTAAAAACTCCTTTAACAAGTATTAAAGCATACGTTCAGCTTTTAGACCGAAAATTAAAACTCGGCAAAGAAAGCGCAGAATCAGGATTCTTAGTTAAAGTTCAGGATCAGATTGACAAGCTTAATACGTTAATTTCGGACTTATTAGATGTTTCTAAAATCGAAAACGGGAAGCTCAAAATTAATAAAAAACCTACCAATCTTGATCAGTTAATACAAAATGCAATCGAAACCATTCTTCAGACCCACGATGAGAAAAAGGTGAAAATTGATCGTCACGGTTACATTCCAGATATTCTTATTCCTTTGGATGCCATTCGTATTGAGCAGGTTTTGATTAATTTTTTAACCAATGCCATCAAATATTCTCCAGAAAATCATCAGGTAATTGTTACCACATTTGTAGATGAAGAAGAACAGGAAGTAAAGGTGAGTGTTACCGATTTTGGAATTGGTATTCCGGATTTCAAGCAGGAAGCAGTGTTTCATAAGTTTTACCGTGTAGAAGAATCTTCGCTTCAGTTTCAGGGAATGGGAATTGGACTTTATATCTGTTCTGAAATTATTAAGCAACATCACGGAAATATTGGAGTTTCGAGTATTATAGACGAGGGTTCTACCTTTTATTTCACATTACCTTTAAATTAA